From the genome of Streptomyces sp. V1I1, one region includes:
- the upp gene encoding uracil phosphoribosyltransferase: MLSAKLPSTEEYLGSLTSERIIRMLIEAGLNLLPLEKCEVTTPVGETYEGLRLPSRICGVSVVRAGESMEGPLRAICPSIRIGKILMQRDKKTKLPHLYYTSLPSDIAESHVLLLEPMLATGGTAVATIQLLLDKGVAEENIVFVNLITVPEGINAVCRRYPKVRIVTFTSSIEERLNENAYMVPGIGDFGDRFFGTDI; this comes from the coding sequence ATGCTGAGCGCGAAATTACCGTCGACCGAGGAATATCTCGGCAGTCTCACGTCGGAACGCATCATTCGGATGCTGATTGAAGCCGGCCTCAATCTCCTGCCATTGGAGAAGTGCGAGGTCACCACGCCGGTCGGCGAGACCTACGAGGGCCTGCGTCTTCCCTCGCGCATCTGCGGGGTGTCCGTGGTCCGCGCCGGCGAGAGCATGGAGGGGCCGCTGCGTGCCATCTGCCCATCCATTCGTATCGGCAAGATACTCATGCAGCGGGACAAGAAGACGAAACTCCCACACCTTTACTACACATCGCTTCCCAGCGATATCGCCGAGAGTCATGTGCTGCTCCTCGAGCCCATGCTGGCCACTGGCGGAACCGCGGTCGCCACGATTCAGCTCCTGCTCGACAAGGGCGTCGCGGAGGAGAACATCGTCTTCGTCAACCTGATCACCGTGCCGGAGGGCATCAACGCGGTCTGCCGGCGCTATCCGAAGGTGCGGATCGTCACGTTCACGTCCTCCATCGAGGAGCGGCTCAACGAGAACGCCTACATGGTCCCCGGCATCGGTGACTTCGGCGACCGGTTCTTCGGCACGGACATATGA
- a CDS encoding AAA family ATPase produces the protein MLLERESELHAVTDALANLCGQKAARSNGGGLVVFTGAAGLGKTSMLAEVRRIALERGCGALFARGGEQEEGLAFHVVRRLLQPALAALSEVERRELLGAWYEIVGPALGLFAAPDDVAHGKDGEKAALPDPQGVRDGLDWVVTRLAMRDAPLVLIVDDAHWADGESLAWLASFVSKVEDLPLLMVLAYRPDQLSEEAEGLRRMAGRNGVRPLGLAALTQEAVAELLRRELGEDAEYGFCRECWVVTGGNPYEAVELTAKVLERGILPTEENSPLLHDLAAAVKGSGLVARLRRMGPTAVRLAWAVALLGTEAPPQLAANIASLGPAEVTDAADRLRAGRILTGSDTLEFVHPLIATAVYRAIPGAVRVAMHGQAAWALLDAGQGPVAAARHLLETQPERDPAVVKHLRDAARAYLRAGAPDAARRCLGRALQEPPPADVRAAVLYELGCSSLLHSPVATVNHLQSALEEPQVTPALREGITLRLAQVLAHTDRLAEAAETVAKEAREAVDSRARLRMQAWHFIWSAFRVDEPDSAARSRRLARLADRLTGRDLTERYILGLRAWDAMVRGERADNVVDYAERALRDGMSWTDPDWGFEVPVLVALTFMYCDRPHRTEELFAAGIAEFEAAGWRGAHLSYGYALLGYVRYRRGRLAEAEDFARKGLDVAERVGEGVSARCNAVAILIEVLLAKGEIAAAQELAESHAFGDDFPRAMMFPPPQAVHGELRLAQGRTREAAMDLAAAGRRLTAREMINPTLSPWLGHLALAEAEEDLEKARDLALQEADRAERAGIASQVGMALRVAASLTEGPEGLRLLERAVACLEQSPAAYEYARALADQGSALRRAGRIEECAEQLYLAMDLAAQCGAEALATTASRELAGLGLRPRRLRGDTAAESLNQEERKAAERAALGSSNELIAEELRMDDTQVARLLSSVYRKVGTDRAGLRRALRLPAPRSLSLVPSRADPAGPQAFGPGAGKRGEG, from the coding sequence CTGCTGCTGGAACGTGAGAGCGAACTGCATGCCGTCACCGACGCCTTGGCCAACCTTTGTGGCCAGAAGGCCGCGAGAAGCAACGGCGGCGGGCTGGTGGTGTTCACCGGGGCGGCCGGGCTCGGCAAGACCAGCATGCTCGCGGAAGTACGGCGCATCGCCCTGGAGCGCGGCTGCGGGGCCCTGTTCGCCAGGGGCGGCGAACAGGAGGAGGGTCTTGCCTTCCACGTGGTCCGCCGCCTGCTCCAGCCTGCGTTGGCCGCGCTGTCCGAAGTGGAACGCCGTGAACTCCTGGGCGCGTGGTACGAGATCGTCGGCCCGGCGCTGGGGCTGTTCGCGGCTCCGGATGATGTGGCGCATGGGAAGGACGGCGAGAAAGCCGCGCTGCCCGACCCGCAGGGAGTGCGGGACGGTCTCGACTGGGTGGTGACCCGTCTGGCGATGCGCGACGCGCCGCTCGTGCTGATTGTGGACGACGCGCACTGGGCCGACGGCGAGTCGCTGGCCTGGCTGGCCTCTTTCGTTTCCAAGGTTGAGGACCTGCCGCTGCTGATGGTGCTGGCCTACCGGCCCGACCAGCTTTCCGAAGAGGCCGAAGGACTCCGCCGGATGGCCGGGAGGAACGGCGTGCGGCCGCTTGGCCTGGCCGCGCTCACCCAGGAAGCGGTCGCCGAACTGTTGCGCCGGGAACTCGGCGAGGATGCCGAGTACGGGTTCTGCCGCGAGTGCTGGGTCGTCACCGGTGGCAACCCGTACGAGGCGGTGGAGCTGACCGCCAAGGTACTGGAGCGCGGCATCCTGCCGACCGAGGAGAACAGCCCTTTGCTGCACGATCTGGCCGCTGCTGTCAAAGGCAGTGGTCTGGTCGCCCGTCTGCGGCGGATGGGCCCGACGGCTGTGCGGCTCGCCTGGGCGGTGGCCTTGCTGGGCACCGAGGCACCACCCCAACTGGCCGCGAACATCGCGAGCCTGGGCCCGGCGGAAGTGACCGACGCCGCCGACCGGCTGCGGGCGGGACGCATTCTCACCGGCAGCGACACCCTGGAGTTCGTCCACCCGCTGATCGCCACCGCGGTCTACCGGGCGATCCCGGGAGCGGTGCGGGTTGCCATGCACGGCCAGGCCGCCTGGGCGCTCCTCGACGCCGGTCAAGGCCCTGTCGCGGCGGCCCGTCACCTGCTGGAGACACAGCCGGAGCGGGACCCGGCGGTGGTGAAACACTTGCGTGACGCCGCACGGGCCTATCTGCGGGCCGGTGCGCCGGATGCAGCCCGCCGCTGCCTGGGAAGGGCTTTGCAGGAGCCTCCCCCGGCCGATGTGCGCGCTGCCGTGCTCTACGAGTTGGGCTGCTCATCGCTGCTGCACTCGCCCGTAGCCACGGTCAATCATTTGCAGTCGGCGTTGGAGGAGCCGCAGGTGACACCTGCCCTGCGTGAGGGGATCACCCTGCGCCTGGCCCAGGTTCTGGCACACACCGACCGGCTCGCGGAGGCGGCCGAGACGGTCGCCAAGGAGGCGCGCGAGGCGGTCGATTCTCGGGCCCGGCTGCGGATGCAGGCCTGGCATTTCATCTGGTCCGCCTTCCGTGTCGACGAGCCGGACTCTGCCGCGCGCTCTCGTCGCCTGGCCCGCCTTGCCGATCGACTGACCGGCCGAGATCTGACGGAACGTTATATTCTGGGCCTGCGGGCATGGGACGCCATGGTTCGCGGTGAGCGGGCGGACAACGTCGTGGACTATGCCGAGCGTGCCCTGCGTGACGGGATGAGCTGGACCGACCCGGACTGGGGCTTCGAGGTGCCGGTCCTGGTGGCACTGACGTTTATGTACTGTGACCGGCCACACCGCACGGAGGAGCTGTTCGCCGCGGGTATCGCGGAGTTCGAGGCCGCAGGGTGGCGCGGCGCGCACTTGTCCTACGGCTACGCACTGCTGGGCTACGTCCGCTACCGACGGGGCAGGCTCGCCGAGGCGGAGGACTTCGCCAGGAAGGGGCTGGACGTCGCCGAACGGGTGGGGGAGGGCGTGAGCGCGCGGTGCAATGCCGTGGCCATCCTCATCGAGGTGCTGCTGGCCAAAGGCGAGATCGCCGCCGCACAGGAACTGGCCGAGAGCCATGCCTTCGGAGATGACTTCCCGAGGGCGATGATGTTCCCGCCACCGCAGGCGGTGCACGGGGAGCTGCGCCTCGCCCAGGGCCGCACCAGGGAAGCGGCGATGGACCTCGCGGCGGCGGGGCGGAGGCTCACAGCGCGAGAGATGATCAACCCAACCTTGAGCCCCTGGCTCGGCCATCTGGCGCTGGCCGAAGCCGAGGAAGACCTCGAAAAAGCACGGGATCTGGCCCTGCAGGAGGCTGACCGCGCCGAGCGTGCGGGCATCGCCTCACAGGTGGGGATGGCCCTGCGCGTCGCGGCAAGCCTCACCGAAGGTCCGGAAGGCCTGCGCCTGCTGGAACGGGCCGTAGCCTGCCTCGAGCAGTCGCCGGCAGCCTATGAGTACGCACGGGCACTGGCGGATCAGGGCTCAGCTCTGCGGCGTGCCGGGCGGATCGAGGAATGCGCGGAGCAGCTGTATCTGGCGATGGATCTGGCGGCGCAGTGCGGAGCCGAGGCGCTGGCTACGACGGCCAGTCGCGAGCTTGCCGGCCTCGGGCTGCGACCGCGACGGCTGCGCGGCGACACGGCGGCGGAGTCGCTGAACCAGGAGGAGCGGAAGGCCGCCGAGCGGGCCGCGCTGGGCAGTTCCAACGAACTGATCGCGGAGGAACTGCGGATGGACGATACGCAGGTGGCCCGGTTGTTGTCCTCCGTGTACAGAAAGGTCGGGACGGACAGGGCGGGCCTGCGACGGGCGCTGCGGCTGCCGGCACCCAGATCGCTGAGCCTTGTTCCGTCTCGCGCGGATCCGGCCGGCCCGCAGGCCTTCGGGCCGGGGGCGGGCAAGCGAGGGGAAGGGTAG
- a CDS encoding L-threonylcarbamoyladenylate synthase: MAKYFDVHPENPQRRTISNVADSIRSGALVAYPTDSCYALGCQLGSRDGISRIRSIRNLDDRHHFTLVCQNFAQLGQFVHVDNDVFRAIKAATPGSYTFILPATKEVPRQLLHPKKKTVGVRIPDHAVAQALVADLGEPLLSSTLLLPDEDEPLTQGWEIKERLDHVVDAVVDSGDCGTEPTTVIDFSGGEVEIVRRGAGDTTRFE, encoded by the coding sequence ATGGCGAAGTATTTCGACGTGCACCCCGAGAATCCTCAGCGGCGCACCATCAGCAATGTGGCTGACAGTATCCGTTCCGGCGCGCTCGTCGCGTACCCGACGGACTCCTGCTACGCATTGGGATGCCAGCTGGGCAGTCGTGACGGCATCAGCCGGATCCGGTCGATCCGGAACCTCGACGATCGTCACCACTTCACCCTTGTGTGCCAGAACTTCGCGCAGCTCGGTCAGTTCGTACACGTCGACAACGACGTGTTCCGCGCGATCAAGGCAGCGACGCCCGGCAGTTACACCTTCATCCTCCCCGCGACGAAGGAGGTGCCGCGCCAGCTGCTGCACCCGAAGAAGAAGACGGTCGGAGTCCGGATTCCTGACCATGCCGTAGCTCAGGCTCTGGTCGCCGACCTCGGCGAGCCGCTGCTCTCCAGCACCCTGCTCCTGCCCGACGAGGACGAGCCGCTGACACAGGGCTGGGAGATCAAGGAACGGCTCGACCACGTGGTGGATGCCGTGGTCGACTCGGGCGACTGTGGCACCGAGCCGACCACGGTCATCGACTTCTCCGGCGGCGAAGTCGAGATCGTACGCCGAGGTGCAGGCGACACCACGCGGTTCGAGTAG
- a CDS encoding NUDIX domain-containing protein encodes MTEVIEKVAWVRLENGRILVVRSRGKDAYYLPGGKPEPGEGAHESLIREAREELGVELLPGSITPTVTVQAPAHGEPAGTIVRIACHTADYRGVPAPHSETAELAWLTHGDRHRVSQAARIVLDLLAADGRLRGG; translated from the coding sequence ATGACCGAGGTGATCGAGAAGGTGGCGTGGGTCCGGCTGGAGAACGGCCGGATTCTCGTCGTCCGATCCCGGGGAAAGGACGCCTATTACCTTCCCGGTGGCAAGCCGGAGCCCGGTGAGGGCGCTCATGAGAGCCTGATCCGGGAGGCGCGGGAGGAACTGGGCGTCGAACTGCTTCCCGGGAGCATCACCCCGACGGTCACCGTCCAGGCCCCGGCCCATGGCGAGCCGGCAGGAACCATCGTCCGTATCGCCTGCCACACCGCCGACTACCGAGGGGTGCCGGCACCACACAGCGAGACCGCCGAGCTCGCCTGGCTCACCCATGGCGACCGCCATCGGGTGAGCCAGGCGGCCCGAATCGTCCTGGACCTGCTCGCCGCGGACGGTCGGCTGCGCGGCGGCTGA
- a CDS encoding cupin domain-containing protein — MGALRFVIEPAEGKSIWLAGIGVDFKIWGEETGNQFSVVEHPIEPGRLVPPHVHSREDEFSYVLQGHVGARVGDQEATAGPGSYILKPRGILHTFWNAGPEPARILEILSPAGFERFFEEMGTVAETAADPAEFVQRRAELGEKYGLGFSDEWVAELTERYRLKLVGE, encoded by the coding sequence ATGGGGGCTCTCCGCTTCGTAATCGAACCGGCCGAGGGCAAGTCGATCTGGCTCGCCGGCATAGGAGTCGACTTCAAGATCTGGGGGGAGGAGACCGGCAACCAGTTCTCGGTCGTCGAGCACCCGATCGAGCCGGGTCGTCTCGTACCGCCGCACGTACACAGCCGCGAGGACGAGTTCTCATACGTCCTTCAGGGCCACGTCGGTGCGCGGGTGGGTGACCAGGAGGCCACGGCAGGCCCTGGCTCGTACATCCTCAAGCCGCGAGGGATCCTGCACACCTTCTGGAATGCCGGACCGGAACCGGCGAGGATTCTGGAGATCCTCTCCCCGGCCGGCTTCGAGCGGTTCTTCGAAGAGATGGGCACGGTCGCCGAGACGGCGGCCGATCCTGCCGAGTTCGTCCAGCGGCGCGCCGAGCTGGGCGAGAAGTACGGTCTCGGGTTCTCGGACGAGTGGGTCGCCGAACTGACCGAAAGGTACCGGCTCAAACTTGTCGGCGAGTAG
- a CDS encoding dihydrofolate reductase family protein, producing the protein MRKIIYWVHTSLDGHIDGPGGAFDWPVLGPDLAAYGDALNERVDTFLYGRVVWEMMSGFWPNAESMSNDPHDLAFAPVWRRTPKIVFSKTLQQPEGNVRVIDGNLAEEVTALKQSPGKDLLLTGGSTLAGALTELGLIDEYHIVVHPVVLGGGRPLFRKPKERLTLQLVDSRSFDSRTVLLRYERPQG; encoded by the coding sequence ATGCGGAAGATCATCTACTGGGTTCACACCTCGCTCGACGGACACATCGACGGCCCCGGCGGAGCCTTCGACTGGCCCGTCCTCGGACCGGACCTCGCCGCCTACGGCGACGCCCTCAACGAGCGCGTCGACACCTTCCTCTACGGCCGCGTGGTCTGGGAGATGATGTCCGGCTTCTGGCCCAACGCGGAATCGATGTCGAACGACCCGCACGACCTCGCCTTCGCCCCCGTCTGGCGGCGCACCCCGAAAATTGTCTTCTCCAAAACGCTGCAACAGCCCGAGGGGAACGTCCGCGTGATCGACGGCAACCTTGCCGAAGAGGTCACCGCCCTGAAGCAGAGCCCGGGCAAGGACCTGCTGCTCACGGGCGGTTCGACCCTGGCGGGCGCTCTCACGGAGCTCGGCCTGATCGACGAGTACCACATCGTCGTACACCCTGTGGTCCTCGGCGGCGGCAGGCCGCTGTTCCGCAAGCCGAAGGAGCGACTGACCCTCCAGCTCGTCGATTCGCGTTCGTTCGACTCGCGGACGGTGCTGCTCCGCTACGAACGCCCCCAGGGATGA
- a CDS encoding terpene synthase family protein: protein MQKNSGSWSRAHLPFAGAEERQRFLEYACLFPCLVWPQATYDRMRDLCDLSAVISRIDDVLPNPHDAGRSEARAAEFARELDAVLRGEPVPSAEGPGYASALSDVWGRITAKAAPGVRQRLFASLQILFRSFVAEVASRHGGGFTDLPSYLELRAHSVGADLCSAMAEYGVGVDLPEALFAEPELRDLQREVAEHLTFVNDLFTFAYEQHRGETMNAVLILCDRGGVALQEAVDRICRRIEEAERRFLFLRDHLLASTARTAEVHAYLDALENMLAGNWHWSCTSPRYHGSAFVWNPVTTGTVTLRPGGPTSFTASPST from the coding sequence TTGCAGAAGAACTCCGGAAGCTGGTCCCGCGCGCATCTCCCGTTCGCCGGAGCCGAGGAGCGGCAGCGATTCCTCGAGTACGCCTGCCTCTTCCCGTGTCTGGTGTGGCCACAAGCCACCTATGACAGGATGCGCGACCTGTGCGACCTGTCCGCGGTGATCTCCCGCATCGATGATGTTTTGCCCAACCCGCACGATGCCGGCCGAAGTGAAGCACGCGCCGCGGAATTCGCCCGGGAGCTGGACGCCGTTCTGCGGGGCGAGCCAGTGCCATCCGCTGAGGGGCCCGGTTACGCGTCCGCTCTTTCGGACGTCTGGGGCCGTATCACGGCCAAGGCGGCTCCCGGCGTGCGGCAGCGTCTGTTCGCGTCGCTCCAAATCCTCTTTCGCAGCTTCGTGGCAGAGGTGGCCTCACGGCACGGGGGCGGGTTCACCGATCTCCCCAGCTATTTGGAGCTACGTGCCCACAGCGTGGGTGCCGACCTGTGCAGCGCGATGGCCGAGTACGGAGTGGGCGTCGACCTGCCCGAGGCCCTCTTCGCCGAGCCGGAACTCCGGGATCTTCAGAGGGAGGTCGCGGAACACCTCACCTTCGTCAATGACTTGTTCACCTTCGCCTACGAACAGCACAGGGGCGAGACCATGAACGCCGTCCTCATCCTGTGCGACAGAGGCGGCGTGGCTCTGCAGGAGGCCGTTGACCGGATATGCCGGAGGATCGAGGAGGCAGAGCGCCGATTCCTATTCCTGCGGGACCACCTGCTCGCCAGCACCGCTCGGACTGCGGAAGTCCACGCGTACCTGGATGCCCTGGAAAACATGCTCGCCGGCAACTGGCACTGGTCGTGCACCAGTCCCCGCTACCACGGATCCGCCTTCGTCTGGAACCCGGTGACCACGGGAACCGTCACCCTGCGCCCTGGTGGCCCGACGTCGTTCACCGCTTCCCCCAGCACGTAA
- a CDS encoding phosphatidylinositol-specific phospholipase C/glycerophosphodiester phosphodiesterase family protein: MPLTTRRRAVTILATALAGTVAAPAYAHAAESRGHGPLRRAHAHNDYLHQQPLHDALSHGFTSVEADIFLVDGDLLVAHDPADLDPTRTLRSLYLDPLLARVKANHGSVYRGYHRPVQLLIDIKTDGVAAYLELDRQLRHYRRMLSSYSHGHVRLGAVTPVISGDRAARVPMEAQRVRYAFYDGRLDDLGSAAPASFIPLISSNWTQSFSWLGVGQFPAAEREKLHAIVAAAHDRGQRVRFWATPDVAGPERDALWTELLAARVDHINTDDLAGLERFLRARGQ; encoded by the coding sequence ATGCCGCTCACCACCCGCCGCAGAGCCGTCACCATCCTCGCCACGGCCCTGGCAGGAACCGTCGCCGCACCCGCGTACGCCCACGCGGCCGAGAGCAGGGGACACGGCCCCCTCCGCCGAGCCCACGCCCACAACGACTATCTCCACCAACAGCCCCTCCACGACGCCCTGTCGCACGGCTTCACCAGCGTCGAGGCCGACATCTTCCTGGTCGACGGGGATCTGCTCGTCGCCCACGACCCCGCGGACCTCGACCCGACCCGCACGCTGCGCTCGCTCTACCTCGACCCGCTGCTCGCGCGTGTGAAGGCCAACCACGGCTCCGTGTACCGCGGTTACCACCGACCCGTCCAGCTGCTGATCGACATCAAGACGGACGGCGTCGCCGCCTATCTCGAACTCGACCGTCAGCTGCGGCACTACCGGCGGATGCTGAGCAGCTACTCCCACGGCCACGTCCGCCTCGGCGCCGTCACCCCCGTCATCTCCGGCGACCGTGCGGCCCGCGTGCCCATGGAGGCCCAGCGTGTCCGGTACGCCTTCTACGACGGCCGGCTCGACGACCTCGGCAGCGCCGCTCCCGCCTCCTTCATCCCGCTGATCTCCAGCAACTGGACGCAGAGCTTCAGCTGGCTCGGCGTCGGCCAATTTCCCGCCGCCGAGCGGGAGAAGCTGCACGCGATCGTCGCCGCCGCCCACGACCGCGGTCAGCGCGTCCGCTTCTGGGCCACCCCCGACGTCGCCGGCCCGGAGCGCGACGCTCTGTGGACCGAACTGCTCGCCGCCCGCGTCGACCACATCAACACGGACGACCTGGCCGGCCTGGAGCGCTTCCTCCGCGCCCGCGGCCAGTAG
- a CDS encoding nitroreductase family deazaflavin-dependent oxidoreductase, whose amino-acid sequence MPLEGEYEPSPEKWVRDQVETYESSGGTKGTTMRGMPVIILTTRGAKSGKIRKSPLMRVEHEGRYAVVASLGGAPKHPVWYHNVVADPRVELQDGPVRKDMKAREVTGDEKALWWERAVAAYPDYADYQKKTDREIPVFVVEPTAEEH is encoded by the coding sequence ATGCCGCTTGAGGGTGAGTACGAGCCGAGCCCGGAGAAGTGGGTACGCGACCAGGTAGAGACGTACGAGAGCTCCGGCGGCACCAAGGGCACGACGATGCGGGGCATGCCCGTCATCATCCTGACCACCCGCGGCGCCAAGAGCGGCAAGATCCGCAAGTCCCCACTGATGCGCGTGGAACACGAGGGCAGGTACGCGGTGGTCGCCTCGCTGGGCGGTGCGCCCAAGCACCCGGTCTGGTACCACAACGTCGTCGCCGACCCACGGGTGGAACTGCAGGACGGCCCGGTCCGCAAGGACATGAAGGCCCGTGAGGTGACGGGGGACGAGAAGGCCCTGTGGTGGGAGCGCGCGGTCGCGGCCTACCCCGACTACGCGGACTACCAGAAGAAGACGGACCGCGAGATCCCGGTCTTCGTGGTGGAGCCGACGGCCGAGGAGCACTGA
- a CDS encoding DUF779 domain-containing protein → MTQSPRVELTPAAAGLLRRLRAAHGPLMFHQSGGCCDGSAPMCYPDGEFRTGESDVLLETLRVEGVEEPVSFWISRSQYEVWSHTRLVVDVVEGRGSGFSLEAPEGVRFLIRSHVVEG, encoded by the coding sequence ATGACACAGTCCCCGCGCGTGGAGCTGACCCCCGCAGCCGCCGGTCTGTTGCGGCGGCTGCGGGCCGCCCACGGTCCGCTGATGTTCCACCAGTCGGGCGGCTGCTGCGACGGCAGCGCGCCCATGTGCTACCCGGACGGGGAATTCCGTACGGGCGAGTCCGACGTCCTCCTGGAGACCCTCCGGGTGGAGGGCGTCGAGGAGCCGGTCTCGTTCTGGATCTCCAGAAGTCAGTACGAGGTGTGGAGCCACACCCGGCTCGTCGTCGATGTCGTCGAGGGCCGGGGCAGCGGCTTCTCGCTCGAGGCACCGGAGGGGGTGCGGTTCCTGATCCGGTCGCATGTGGTGGAGGGCTGA
- a CDS encoding acyl-CoA dehydrogenase family protein has translation MTDLLYSEAEDDLRAAVRSLLADRGDTASVLVRAEAGAPYDAELWKALAGDIGAAGLLVPEKLGGQGASHREAAVVLEELGRSVAPAPYLTSSVIATETLLALDVQAPEVGGLIEELATGRKSAVLAVPLSASPHGPLPVDAPRITGVADAAVADVLLVLKSDGLYAVDKASVTVEAQTPLDLTRPLAAVTVGDTAQATRLADAATAEQAVRRGLLAGAGLLASEQLGLAEWCLEETVRHTRERHQFNRPIGSFQALKHRMAQMWLEVVSARAAARNAADALATGSPEAPLAVAVAQAYSSRVSVHAAEECVQLHAGIGMTWEHPAHLYLKRAKADEIALGTPGRHKEALAELIDLQAP, from the coding sequence ATGACCGATCTGCTGTACTCCGAGGCCGAGGACGACCTGCGCGCCGCCGTACGCTCCCTGCTCGCCGACCGCGGCGACACCGCGTCGGTGCTGGTGCGCGCCGAGGCGGGCGCGCCGTACGACGCCGAACTGTGGAAGGCGCTCGCCGGTGACATAGGCGCGGCGGGCCTTCTCGTACCGGAGAAGCTCGGCGGGCAGGGCGCCTCGCACCGGGAGGCCGCGGTGGTTCTGGAGGAGTTGGGCCGTAGCGTCGCGCCCGCGCCGTACCTCACCAGCTCGGTGATCGCGACCGAGACGCTGCTCGCCCTTGACGTTCAGGCCCCCGAAGTGGGCGGCCTGATCGAGGAGTTGGCGACCGGCCGCAAGTCTGCCGTACTTGCCGTGCCGCTGTCGGCCTCTCCGCACGGGCCGCTTCCCGTCGACGCACCCAGGATCACCGGGGTCGCGGACGCCGCCGTCGCCGATGTGCTGCTCGTACTGAAGTCCGACGGGCTGTACGCGGTCGACAAGGCGAGCGTCACCGTCGAGGCGCAGACCCCGCTCGACCTGACCCGTCCGCTCGCCGCCGTCACCGTCGGCGACACCGCGCAGGCAACGCGCCTCGCGGACGCGGCAACCGCCGAGCAGGCAGTACGCCGCGGCCTGCTTGCCGGGGCCGGACTGCTCGCCTCCGAGCAGCTGGGACTCGCCGAGTGGTGTCTGGAGGAGACGGTCCGTCACACCCGAGAGCGGCACCAGTTCAACCGTCCGATCGGGTCCTTCCAGGCGCTCAAGCACCGTATGGCGCAGATGTGGCTCGAGGTCGTCTCGGCCCGCGCCGCGGCGCGCAACGCCGCCGACGCCCTTGCCACCGGCAGCCCAGAGGCCCCTCTGGCGGTGGCCGTCGCGCAGGCGTACAGCTCCCGGGTCTCCGTGCACGCCGCGGAGGAGTGCGTTCAACTGCACGCCGGAATCGGCATGACCTGGGAGCATCCCGCGCATCTCTACCTCAAGCGTGCCAAGGCCGACGAGATCGCCCTCGGCACGCCGGGACGTCACAAGGAGGCGCTGGCCGAACTGATCGACCTCCAGGCTCCGTAG
- a CDS encoding metallophosphoesterase, giving the protein MGHTSGSLLGISDLHISYPENRKIVADLRPESEDDWLLVAGDIGEMSEDIAWALRTLASNFAKVVWAPGNHELWTPREDPLQLRGVARYEYLVELCRSLGVVTPEDTYPVWPGPQGPVAVAPLFLLYDYTFRTSPGLSREEALAAAYEQGVVCTDEFLLHPDPYESREAWCEARVKDTEVRLAALDPAIPVVLVNHHPLVREPTRVLHHPEFALWCGTERTADWHRRFNVAAMVYGHLHIPRSTVYDGVRFEEVSVGYPREWRRPGHPRTVPPRRILPVSR; this is encoded by the coding sequence GTGGGACACACGTCCGGAAGCCTCTTGGGCATCAGTGACCTCCACATCTCCTACCCGGAGAACCGCAAGATCGTCGCCGATCTGCGCCCCGAGTCGGAGGACGACTGGCTCCTTGTCGCGGGAGACATCGGCGAGATGTCGGAGGACATCGCCTGGGCGCTGCGCACCCTCGCCTCGAATTTCGCCAAGGTCGTCTGGGCACCTGGCAACCACGAACTGTGGACCCCGCGCGAGGACCCGCTCCAGCTGCGCGGCGTCGCGCGCTACGAGTATCTGGTCGAGCTCTGCCGAAGCCTGGGCGTCGTCACCCCCGAGGACACCTACCCGGTCTGGCCCGGCCCCCAGGGTCCAGTGGCAGTGGCCCCGCTCTTCCTGCTGTACGACTACACGTTCCGCACCAGCCCCGGGCTGAGCAGGGAGGAGGCGCTCGCGGCGGCCTACGAGCAGGGCGTGGTGTGCACGGACGAGTTCCTGCTGCATCCCGATCCGTACGAGAGCCGGGAGGCATGGTGCGAGGCCAGAGTGAAGGACACCGAGGTACGACTGGCCGCCCTGGACCCGGCGATACCCGTCGTGCTGGTCAACCACCACCCGTTGGTCCGTGAACCGACGCGCGTGCTGCACCACCCCGAATTCGCCCTGTGGTGCGGTACGGAGCGGACCGCCGACTGGCACCGCCGATTCAATGTCGCGGCGATGGTCTACGGCCACCTGCACATCCCCCGGTCGACGGTGTACGACGGGGTCCGCTTCGAGGAGGTCTCGGTCGGCTACCCGCGCGAGTGGCGCCGGCCCGGCCACCCACGCACGGTGCCGCCCCGCCGAATCCTTCCGGTCTCGCGCTGA